From a region of the Branchiostoma floridae strain S238N-H82 chromosome 13, Bfl_VNyyK, whole genome shotgun sequence genome:
- the LOC118429404 gene encoding cholinesterase 1-like, protein MSSMKSFILAALCAAMLSPAPVQAASEVTAPAGRLVGLEQDVLGTTVHAFLGIPFAHPPVGNRRFRRAERLPSWDGVYNATSYPNTCIQTSNLIPVGGEITPQSEDCLYLNVWQPNPVPTGAAVMVWIHPGSFRIGSSSLFNGMYLTAAEGVIVVTVNYRLGPLGFLCTGTDDAPGNMGLTDQLLALQWVQDNIPSFGGDSSKVTLFGQSAGARGVGFHLLSPESRNAFSRAILESGTALLPATIETVSEANNRALTFSESLGCPTDQGTDALLTCLRSQDAQQFATFTNFNPVAGTGFIPANPAQAVEDGMFKRGDILIGTNRNEFVIFLSYFGIPAFSAGGGSGPPVDREQFLQAMNAGLEGSLIEGLNDLALEAIEFQYTDWLHPDADTRYRDILDAARADYGYVCPAVATARAHAQFGANVYMYRFAHRATTSYWPDWVVATHGDELQFVFGLPTIPAVGYSTEDAEVSSRMMRYWANFAKTGNPNNNNNDDDPVWAPFTETDRPYMLLEGSGTRMMTGLKTTKCALWDIYVPSLMNKTDAQGPMSSEPVQCQTTTEVVAPAVWGQSLTLALLFNLIRDVISFVTTFFVL, encoded by the exons ATGTCCA GTATGAAGTCGTTCATCCTAGCGGCCCTCTGCGCCGCCATGTTGAGCCCAGCTCCAGTCCAGGCAGCGTCTGAAGTGACGGCTCCTGCGGGAAGACTTGTCGGGCTGGAGCAGGACGTGCTCGGGACGACAGTTCACGCCTTCCTCGGGATCCCCTTCGCGCACCCTCCAGTCGGCAACCGGCGTTTTCGGCGAGCTGAACGCCTACCGTCGTGGGACGGGGTCTACAATGCCACATC GTATCCAAACACGTGCATTCAGACATCAAACCTTATCCCGGTGGGAGGGGAGATCACCCCGCAGAGTGAGGACTGTCTGTACCTGAACGTGTGGCAGCCGAACCCTGTCCCTACTGGTGCCGCCGTCATGGTCTGGATTCACCCGGGGAGTTTCAGGAT tgGCTCTTCCTCACTGTTCAACGGGATGTACCTGACTGCGGCAGAAGGAGTGATCGTGGTAACCGTGAACTACCGACTTGGCCCGCTGGGATTCCTGTGCACAGGAACTGATGACGCGCCCGGAAACATGGGTCTGACGGACCAGTTACTGGCCCTCcagtgggtacaggacaacatcCCATCTTTCGGGGGAGATTCCTCTAAGGTAACCCTTTTCGGTCAGAGTGCGGGTGCGAGAGGTGTAGGTTTCCATCTACTGTCACCGGAAAGTAGAAACGCCTTCAGTCGGGCTATTCTGGAGAGTGGAACCGCCTTGCTGCCGGCTACGATCGAAACCGTGTCAGAAGCTAACAACAGGGCCTTGACGTTTTCCGAAAGTCTCGGATGTCCTACTGATCAAGGTACGGACGCACTACTGACATGTCTACGGTCTCAAGATGCCCAACAGTTCGCAACGTTTACCAACTTCAACCCCGTGGCGGGTACCGGCTTTATCCCCGCAAACCCCGCACAGGCGGTCGAAGATGGCATGTTCAAAAGAGGTGACATTCTGATCGGAACAAACAGAAAtgaatttgtcattttcttgagTTACTTTGGCATTCCTGCCTTCAGTGCCGGTGGTGGCTCCGGGCCTCCCGTCGATAGGGAACAATTTTTACAGGCTATGAACGCAGGCTTGGAAGGGTCTCTCATTGAAGGACTCAATGATTTGGCATTGGAGGCAATCGAGTTCCAGTATACCGACTGGCTTCACCCTGACGCTGACACCAGGTACCGGGACATCCTGGATGCAGCAAGGGCAGATTATGGATACGTTTGCCCCGCTGTCGCCACGGCCCGAGCCCATGCCCAATTCGGCGCCAACGTGTACATGTACCGGTTTGCCCATCGCGCTACCACGTCCTACTGGCCTGACTGGGTTGTAGCAACCCACGGTGATGAACTCCAGTTCGTGTTCGGGCTGCCCACCATACCAGCTGTCGGCTACAGCACGGAAGATGCCGAAGTATCCAGTAGGATGATGCGGTACTGGGCGAACTTTGCCAAAACAGG CAacccaaacaacaacaacaacgatgaCGACCCTGTGTGGGCGCCGTTCACCGAGACAGACAGACCCTACATGCTGCTGGAAGGGAGCGGGACGAGGATGATGACCGGGTTGAAGACCACTAAATGTGCCCTGTGGGATATCTACGTGCCATCTCTCATGAACAAAACAG ATGCACAAGGCCCTATGTCGTCAGAGCCCGTCCAGTGCCAGACTACCACAGAAGTTGTCGCCCCGGCAGTTTGGGGACAGAGTCTGACACTGGCTCTTCTCTTCAACCTCATCAGGGACGTCATCAGCTTCGTCACGACCTTCTTCGTGCTGTGA
- the LOC118428688 gene encoding cholinesterase 1-like produces the protein MPLGMAVYILAALCAAMLSPAPVQAAAEVTAPAGRLVGLEQDVFGTTVHAFLGIPFAHPPVGNRRFRRAEHLPPWDGVYNATTNPNACIQATDDPVGPPPNNPTSEDCLYLNIYRPTAVSTGAAVMVWIHGGAFISGAGAIYYGGILAATEGVIVVTVNYRLNVLGFLCTGTDDAPGNMGLTDQLLALQWVQDNIPSFGGDSSKVTIFGESAGAVSVGHHLLSPESRNVFSRAILESGTALLPGTLDTMSGANDKAMAFSESLGCPTDQGTAALLTCLRSKDAQQFATSATELYPVADDVFIPANPAKALEDGMFKRADILIGANTNEGVFLLGLFGYSAETLGSIDGEQFMQALNSAIPAEVNELAVEAIVFQYTNWLHPDADTRYRDILDAASGDYSFVCPAVTTALAHARYGTNVYMYEFGYRPSTSTFPDWVVASHGEEIQFWLGLPVVPAYGYSTEDAEVSRRMMRHWGNFAKTGDPNDNNNEPAWNPFTETDRAYLLLDGRDPKMMNGWKTTECAMWDVYIPSLVNKTGSQGPMTSEPVQCQTTTEVVAPAVWGQSLTLALLFNLIKDVISFVTTIFVL, from the exons ATGCCATTGGGTATGGCAGTGTACATCCTAGCGGCCCTCTGCGCCGCCATGTTGAGTCCAGCTCCAGTCCAGGCAGCGGCTGAAGTGACGGCTCCTGCGGGAAGACTTGTCGGGCTGGAGCAGGACGTGTTCGGGACGACAGTTCACGCCTTCCTCGGGATCCCCTTCGCACACCCTCCAGTCGGCAACCGGCGTTTTCGGCGAGCTGAACACCTGCCGCCGTGGGACGGAGTCTACAATGCTACAAC AAATCCGAATGCGTGCATTCAAGCAACCGACGATCCCGTGGGACCACCCCCAAACAATCCGACCAGTGAGGACTGTCTGTACCTAAACATCTACCGGCCAACCGCTGTATCTACCGGAGCAGCTGTCATGGTCTGGATTCACGGAGGTGCATTCATAAG CGGGGCTGGTGCCATTTACTATGGCGGGATTCTTGCTGCCACGGAAGGAGTGATCGTGGTGACCGTTAACTATCGTCTCAACGTGCTGGGGTTCCTGTGCACAGGAACTGATGACGCGCCCGGAAACATGGGTCTGACGGACCAGTTACTGGCCCTCcagtgggtacaggacaacatcCCATCTTTCGGGGGCGATTCGTCCAAGGTGACCATTTTCGGGGAAAGTGCGGGTGCGGTGAGTGTAGGTCATCATCTACTGTCACCGGAAAGCAGAAACGTCTTCAGTCGGGCCATTCTGGAGAGTGGAACCGCCTTGCTGCCGGGCACACTCGATACCATGTCCGGCGCTAACGACAAGGCCATGGCGTTTTCCGAAAGTCTCGGCTGCCCAACTGATCAAGGTACAGCTGCACTACTGACGTGTCTACGGTCTAAAGATGCCCAACAGTTCGCAACATCAGCAACTGAATTATACCCAGTCGCGGACGATGTCTTTATACCAGCAAACCCAGCAAAAGCGCTAGAAGACGGCATGTTCAAAAGAGCTGACATTCTGATAGGGGCCAACACAAATGAAGGCGTTTTTCTCCTTGGCCTTTTCGGCTACAGTGCTGAAACCCTGGGTTCCATCGATGGGGAACAATTTATGCAGGCACTGAACTCAGCGATTCCAGCAGAGGTCAATGAGTTGGCAGTGGAGGCAATCGTGTTCCAGTACACCAACTGGCTTCACCCTGACGCTGACACCAGGTATCGGGACATCCTGGATGCTGCGAGCGGAGATTATTCCTTCGTTTGCCCCGCTGTTACCACGGCACTCGCCCATGCCCGTTACGGCACCAACGTGTACATGTACGAATTCGGTTATCGCCCGTCTACGTCAACTTTTCCCGACTGGGTTGTAGCAAGCCACGGTGAGGAGATCCAGTTCTGGTTGGGGCTGCCCGTGGTCCCGGCCTATGGCTACAGCACGGAAGATGCCGAGGTATCTCGTAGGATGATGAGACACTGGGGAAACTTTGCCAAAACAGG CGACccaaacgacaacaacaacgagCCAGCGTGGAACCCTTTCACCGAGACTGACAGAGCCTACTTGCTTCTCGATGGGAGGGACCCTAAGATGATGAACGGATGGAAGACTACTGAGTGTGCCATGTGGGATGTCTACATCCCGTCTCTCGTCAACAAAACAG GCTCTCAAGGCCCCATGACATCAGAGCCCGTCCAGTGCCAGACTACCACAGAAGTTGTCGCCCCGGCAGTTTGGGGACAGAGTCTGACACTGGCTCTTCTCTTCAACCTCATCAAGGACGTCATCAGCTTCGTCACGACCATCTTCGTGCTGTGa